One Phycisphaerae bacterium RAS2 DNA window includes the following coding sequences:
- a CDS encoding ATPase family associated with various cellular activities (AAA), which produces MAAASHVHSEDLLEKLQLLRANIESVFIGKSEAVTQLLIGLIARGHVLIDDVPGVGKTVLARAVARSIDCRFSRIQLTPDLLPSDILGVSIYSDKTGMFEFKRGPVFANILLADEINRTTPRTQSALLEVMNETQVSIDGQTMRLDQPFMVIATQNPFEFEGTYFLPENQLDRFILRIRIGYPAREDERLILRQQPERAPLESLTPVMQAADVLRLQELADQVRVDDALMDYLQDLVDATRRHDAFEIGVSPRGALALLRAARASALLAGRDYTVPDDFKTLAAPVFAHRVVNKSYLRDGHAASSDQVLRELIEQVRVPV; this is translated from the coding sequence ATGGCGGCCGCGTCGCACGTTCATTCTGAAGACCTGCTGGAAAAGCTCCAGTTGCTCCGCGCGAACATCGAGTCGGTGTTCATCGGCAAGAGCGAGGCCGTCACGCAGTTGCTGATCGGATTGATCGCACGGGGCCACGTGTTGATTGACGACGTGCCGGGCGTGGGGAAGACGGTCCTCGCGCGGGCGGTCGCGCGAAGCATCGACTGCCGATTCTCTCGCATCCAGTTGACGCCTGATCTGCTGCCTTCCGACATTCTCGGCGTGAGCATTTACAGCGACAAGACGGGCATGTTCGAATTCAAGCGCGGCCCGGTCTTCGCCAACATCCTGCTTGCCGACGAAATCAACCGAACGACGCCCCGCACCCAGTCGGCCCTGCTCGAAGTCATGAACGAAACGCAGGTCAGCATCGACGGCCAGACGATGCGCCTGGATCAGCCGTTCATGGTCATCGCGACGCAGAATCCATTCGAGTTCGAGGGGACGTATTTCCTTCCGGAGAACCAGCTTGATCGGTTCATCCTGCGGATTCGGATTGGTTACCCCGCGCGGGAGGATGAGCGGTTGATTCTTCGTCAGCAGCCGGAGCGCGCGCCGCTGGAGAGTCTCACGCCGGTGATGCAGGCCGCGGATGTGCTGCGGTTGCAGGAGCTGGCGGACCAGGTTCGCGTGGACGACGCGCTGATGGATTACCTCCAGGACCTCGTGGATGCGACGCGCCGGCACGATGCGTTTGAGATCGGCGTTTCGCCGCGCGGGGCGTTGGCGCTGCTTCGGGCGGCGCGTGCGTCGGCGTTGTTGGCCGGTCGGGACTACACGGTGCCGGATGATTTCAAGACGCTGGCGGCGCCGGTGTTCGCACACCGCGTCGTGAACAAGTCGTACCTCCGCGACGGGCACGCCGCGTCCAGCGATCAGGTCCTGCGAGAGCTGATCGAACAGGTGCGTGTGCCGGTGTGA